The Henningerozyma blattae CBS 6284 chromosome 7, complete genome region TGTCTTATCAATAGCATAGAGACCTGATTCCATTTGATGAAGTAAATTATCAGcaaaaaattgtttataaattttttcgTTTGGATCCAAATATTGCTCACATTCATTTAAAACGTGTTCttcatcaatatatttatgattatcaaaatatttactttCTGGTAACATTGGATGTACAGACTCCAAAAGAGCATTACATGTTCTTGGTAAATAATGCTCTAGCATTCTATCCCTAAAGAAAATAGTGCCAGTTTCGTTATATTCCtttgtattaaaataatgGTTTAAATCAACATAAGAAATTGCATCAGCAtctaagaaaatatattcttcaaacaaattaaaaattgaagcTAACCATTTACTTTTCCATCCagtaaaattatcaaagaaCTCAggatcaataatattagtaacatctacaaatataatttcttgttttgTAAAAACATCTTTCATTACATTAccttttttatctttaatttgtaCTTCATCTGATTGTGCAGCGAACAGTATTTTTTCCATACTATTTTTGGAAAGATCATtctttgtaataataatttgaattggtAAAGTATTTTGTCTATATCTTAAAGccataattaattttaacgCCCATTTCAAATGTTTATCACCAAAGCTTAATATAACACCACGATGAGCCACGTTACCTGAAATTCTATTCCAATTCATCCAAAATGATTTTGTCTTAtcatattgaaaataagaatatttagCCTTTAATCTTGTTTCATCAGTTAAAATGGGTATTTGACCTTTTGGTAACAATTCTCCACCATATCTAATTCTTGGTATAATATCTGAAGCGTTTGActcttcaaaatattttatataggGGAACATCCTATGTTCTAAATCCCATTgattatattctttataaGTGTCTTTTAAAAGAGTACTTCTAACGTTTAAAtctctttttttagaaGAAGACGATAAATCTAAAACATCTTTCATTGTAGATCCTGTCGTATCTTCAAATATCTTACTAATATCAACATTatcattttgaataaagCATCTATCATAAATTCTTAATCTTTGCAAAGCTAATTTTAcgtcattttttttacggTGCATTcttattaattcttcatcaccTAAGATGGAACCTagtttttcttcttttaagTCAATATGAATATCGTCTATATCAAATGTTAATTTATGATAATCATTCGACCATTTATTGTTCATTGAGTATAATTGACGGAAATAAAAGCTGCATCTATcttgtaaatttaaatcatgaAATTCTAGCatagaaaattttttcattggaTTCCAacttgtattttttttaaaattaaccATTTTATCATAATCTGGTATGAAATCTAAAGGTGAGTAATTACCCTCTTGTAAAGgtctaatattaatagcaTCCAAGGCATGTGAAAGGcctttatttaaattaccTGATCTAAAATTAGTCTTTATAGAATCTTTGACataaaagatattatgACTATTcgtattactattatttattattccaTTAAGtagatataaaaaaaaggaaattgaaattaaagttGTTATAAACAATATTCTTGTTTTATTAACATAACGAGAGTTTGGTGAAATTTGGTTTAACATGAGACTGGAGCTATGGTTTATTTTAGAATGAATATCTTTGCGAGATCATAAAGACTACTTACtaatccaaatattaactaatgcataaatatataagaaTTACTAGTAAAATCTAATACATATATAAGGATAAAGTTTTTTACAAGACTTATAATAAGACAAGGTATGAATAATTAGATCAATGGATGCCAAGGAATTGTTGTACTCTAAACcgtttcaaataaataattatgttaaaaaaaaaaaaaaaaaaacaacagtagaagaagaacaacgacaaaaaaaaagatgaataATGTCAAGTAAGTGTAAGTTTAGTAGTAGTacgttttaaatttttctgttaatgtaaaaattaaaaactgAAAAATTGTTGTCCTAAAAAGGCATTTGTATATAATGTATATTTCACTTTTGTTGTAATAAGTTACACCATTTTGAATAACTATATTCATAACTTGTATGAAATACATATATTGCTATTGGAATGATCCCCTTATTAGTAATTAAAGTTTTCTGGCTACAATGGATAACTTAATCTTACATGTATAtaaatagatatatatatctatatactCATTAATATCTGGAAGGAAAAATCATAATAAGATCTTACCGAATTGATTGGCTGGGAAATTGGAATTTCCTCAAACAATAGGTCTAGACCTGTCAGAAAAGGCCATAGAAAAATCCTCGGACCTCCGAAAAactaaaatagaaaaacaATAGCGTTCAGTGAAAAAAGGAACGTGAATAATGCAAAAAATAACCAACTATAACCCTGTACTCAGTTTACTTGTGtaagatatatattttcaagaATATTGGAGGATGTTATTTAATAGAAGTAcacttttttaataaaaggCAATCCggaaattcaaatatcaaataaaatacctGTATCATATATACTCTAATCATGGTCGGACCTTGAGAAAGACATATTCtactaaataaaaaagagaaagaagaagaaactCCGGAAAAATAATGGTGCCTACAGTATGGGATTGTTATGTATAATTGGTTTAACCTTAATATCTTCCGGAGACTGTTCACGTGGCAGGTAATATTCTATTCTTGTActactactattattatattatattatagcATAATATATCAATACCCCCCCCTGCATTTGTTCGGCCAAGATCCCAGAAAAACTCTATCGGGAATGTGCGACTAGTTTGTGCGGCTGTTGCGATCGCAGCTAAGATCGACACACAGAGGGGCAACGGAACGGTGAAGAAGTGAAAGAGTGGGTGAATTGTTTGAATATAGTAACAAGGCAAATGTAGCACGTGTGGTAATGAGAATATCTCGCTAAAAGAAGTCAGATGGAAGGTGAGCACTACTTAAATAATCTGCACATGGGCCCCGAAGTAGAAAGGATAAAGGTAATGAAGGTGACTAGGATGACGTGCTTGTAATGTGAGGGTGTTGTTTATGTGGGTAAAACTACGGATAATTTCCAAAGCGATGAGGTAGATGAGCTACTAAGTATGAATAGGATCCTCATTCCAGAATATGTTTTTTTGTATGCACTGTTTACTCCACTTGTGAGGACTCTTAGTGTCTAATTTAGGTTTTAATTGGCATGAGCTTCATTGATGCATATTCTATTCATTGTATAAGTTAGAGGTATATTCCTTCTATGGAAATGACCTTGTTTTGTAATACATTGTTGGTGGGGGAGCTCTCCGGAACTGCGTTTTATATAAGAAGAAGCAAGCATAACCTTTCTATTAGATCAGTGGATATTCACGTTGCTAAGAGAGACAGCACATCACAACTAGCATCTATCAACTTATTCTACTTTATATTATGTCTGACTCTGAAAGAGGAAATACACAAGCTGAGAAGGATTATTCATATACatcaaagaaaaacatTTCGCAAAcgtttgaaaaaaatattacaaacaGTTCACTTTATGATATCGAAAAGCTGATATATAGACAAAATGAAGCTTTCAACCTAGATAACAATGATTTTGAAGGTTCTAAAGCTAACTCTATAATAAAATCACGGCTAAGGTTTCTACTAGCATTAATAGtcatttctttattttatcttttattaaactttAAAGATCACATTGATATCCGTTCTTTAGAtactaataaatatttaaatttaaatcatcatctccaattattatttcaaaaaaattcaaatattgttcaaaataggaaagatttaattaattataacaTTTCCAgctatttaaataatctaCAGTTTCATGTTACTACCCCATTTAATTCCATTCTattgaattcaaattcaaattcgCAATCAATTAATACAAACATCATATTAACAACTCTAGACttaccaaataataatgacagTCTAGAAGAGATGCAAGATACAGACATCATTATAGATGAATATCATGATTTGGGaacttttaatataaataataatgctgATGATACCGATATTAATGATCAAAATTGTGTAAAAAATTCGACTTattcatcaaatattatttatcaacTCCCTGACGaaaacttttttcaaattcccAATGAAAACTTATATCAAAtcagaaatattttaattaaaaatgatattaatacGTACAATGCTTATGAAATGTCTAAAACTTCctcttttttcaataccCCATCAGAATTAGGTCATTTAGATtcagaaattattaaaaaaaattggcgcactaaaattttaaattcgaTTTGGTTATCTGCTTATCAATGCCATTTAactttaaatgaaattacatattataatgatgaattacagaaatattttaaagtttattcaattaaaatctttGATCACAATTGGttagaaatgaaaaactCTTACGCTCCATTTGTAGATTCGAACTTCcctcaaaaaaaaatggatttacaagaagaattaagaaagattgataaatatttcgGTGTTATTAATAGTTGTACTCATTTAGAGAAGGGCACTAATGATTACAAAGATtgtttaattaaagaatcaaaaaatttcattgaaaataaaaatagaagagatgaatttttaagaAGCTCTTTTATTTCCTATCCAATGGTTTTTGATTCTTCATTTGGAAGTATTTTAAACATTAATAAAGACATGGATATGAATGAAATCCTAAATCCAAGATTATTAAAGAGAAAATTAGGAGATGTAGAAGAACCAGTcgttatttttaataaaatcaatCAATTATCACAGACTTTGGATACTTTTGCCATTTTCCCACATAGATTCTCGACTAAAAAAGCACCAATTAAACTGAATACTTCAAAATTTGGTATTAAGATTGATGATCCACAATTAATTCCTTTTTTCACTAATGAAAAtcttaaaaatgataaattttttgatatggactctattaatttcattcaaTCAATGAATCCcttaaaaattgtaaaatgtAATTTTACACTGGGAAATTGTGAAATAGATTATCAAGATTTACCTTTTGGCACCACTTTAACTGATGATATTAACCAACTTTTAAGCAACTATAAACAAACAAATGTTCAAGTCATATCAACACCAAAATACCTTCCATTAATTAAAGGACAGCAATTTTGGTTAGTTAAATCAACTTggaataaatattctgaAGAGGATTCATTGATTAAGTCAAAGACGATACTTTCAATCTTATATACTTCAGATTCGTTGTATCGtcaagaattaataatacctCTAGATACcgataaattattaaatgtaaACATAAATGACAATTTATCCAATAATTATCTCGTAGATAGCGAATTCATAAGCTGGGATATTTATCAACAAGATTccaaaacaaataaatttgacGATTTCTTACAGTTATCTGTCACTTCCGAAAACAGCAATGAGCAAAAATCAACAtcgaatattattattatcaaaaatattctaaatattatattagaGTCATTTAACAAAGCAAATATCCAAgaagatataataattagTGAGAATAACCCATTCCTCAAAGGCATCCGATGTTTAATGGGGTAAAGCTGGGGTTACTCTGAAACAAACTAT contains the following coding sequences:
- the TBLA0G03680 gene encoding alpha-mannosyltransferase, translated to MLNQISPNSRYVNKTRILFITTLISISFFLYLLNGIINNSNTNSHNIFYVKDSIKTNFRSGNLNKGLSHALDAINIRPLQEGNYSPLDFIPDYDKMVNFKKNTSWNPMKKFSMLEFHDLNLQDRCSFYFRQLYSMNNKWSNDYHKLTFDIDDIHIDLKEEKLGSILGDEELIRMHRKKNDVKLALQRLRIYDRCFIQNDNVDISKIFEDTTGSTMKDVLDLSSSSKKRDLNVRSTLLKDTYKEYNQWDLEHRMFPYIKYFEESNASDIIPRIRYGGELLPKGQIPILTDETRLKAKYSYFQYDKTKSFWMNWNRISGNVAHRGVILSFGDKHLKWALKLIMALRYRQNTLPIQIIITKNDLSKNSMEKILFAAQSDEVQIKDKKGNVMKDVFTKQEIIFVDVTNIIDPEFFDNFTGWKSKWLASIFNLFEEYIFLDADAISYVDLNHYFNTKEYNETGTIFFRDRMLEHYLPRTCNALLESVHPMLPESKYFDNHKYIDEEHVLNECEQYLDPNEKIYKQFFADNLLHQMESGLYAIDKTSHIIPLIMGMTLHMLPIEKCSYGDKEFFWLGFLASGHPYAFHPINAGTFGIYQEKKVPYPEIKAEVCSAQIVHLDVDHKMLWTNGGASICKKDGCVQDDWKNDKIEWPKNLAKSEEELQEVYDGPIDPKFAVISWSAIDAWGRQNKACQGYIWCARYEKILREFSNQEMIERGTLVELKGEEYKICKSTNEVWSYFKIEDAGSMPIKGEIY
- the TBLA0G03700 gene encoding uncharacterized protein is translated as MSDSERGNTQAEKDYSYTSKKNISQTFEKNITNSSLYDIEKLIYRQNEAFNLDNNDFEGSKANSIIKSRLRFLLALIVISLFYLLLNFKDHIDIRSLDTNKYLNLNHHLQLLFQKNSNIVQNRKDLINYNISSYLNNLQFHVTTPFNSILLNSNSNSQSINTNIILTTLDLPNNNDSLEEMQDTDIIIDEYHDLGTFNINNNADDTDINDQNCVKNSTYSSNIIYQLPDENFFQIPNENLYQIRNILIKNDINTYNAYEMSKTSSFFNTPSELGHLDSEIIKKNWRTKILNSIWLSAYQCHLTLNEITYYNDELQKYFKVYSIKIFDHNWLEMKNSYAPFVDSNFPQKKMDLQEELRKIDKYFGVINSCTHLEKGTNDYKDCLIKESKNFIENKNRRDEFLRSSFISYPMVFDSSFGSILNINKDMDMNEILNPRLLKRKLGDVEEPVVIFNKINQLSQTLDTFAIFPHRFSTKKAPIKLNTSKFGIKIDDPQLIPFFTNENLKNDKFFDMDSINFIQSMNPLKIVKCNFTLGNCEIDYQDLPFGTTLTDDINQLLSNYKQTNVQVISTPKYLPLIKGQQFWLVKSTWNKYSEEDSLIKSKTILSILYTSDSLYRQELIIPLDTDKLLNVNINDNLSNNYLVDSEFISWDIYQQDSKTNKFDDFLQLSVTSENSNEQKSTSNIIIIKNILNIILESFNKANIQEDIIISENNPFLKGIRCLMG